A window of Rosa rugosa chromosome 7, drRosRugo1.1, whole genome shotgun sequence genomic DNA:
CGCTGTTTTCCAAGATCTGATCTCGCAAGGGTTTCTGTCGCCGAAATCCAAGTCTCTGTGCGTCGAAACCCCGACGGGGCAGGAAGTCTACGCCTTGAAAGAGAACGGCGTCAAGGACGCGGTCGGGATTTTCAAGAAAGCCTCGAGGCCTTTGGTGATTCCCGGCGAGGCGCACCGGATGCCGTTCGCCGATAACTCGTTCGACTTCGTTTTCTCCGGCAACGGCCGCCTCGACAAGTCGCCGAAGGCTGCGGAGTTCGCGGCGGAGATCGTACGGACGCTCAGGCCCGAAGGGTTTGCGGTGGTCCACATCGGAGCCAAAGATACTTATAGCTTCCATTCTTTTATTGATTTGTTCAATTGCTGCAAGTTAGTTACTTCACGCGACATCGACGGCTACAATTCGTCGATGCCGCATATACGTGAAATGGTGTTGAGGAAGGAGTGTGATGCTACTAATGAGGTTGTGAATTCCGGTAATAAGTGCTCGGTTCCGGCGCATAAGCTTGAGTTGGTGAGGAAAGCGGAGCCAATTATTCAAATTGAGCCAATGAAGCCGTGGATTACTTTGAAAAAGAATATACAGAATGTGAAGTACCTTCCGTCGATGGCGGATATTAGCTTTAAGAGGAGGTATGCTTATGTTGACGTTGGAGCTAGGAGCTATGGTTCGAGTATTGGTAGCTGGTTCAAGAAGCAGTACCCGAAGCAGAATAAGACGTTTGAAGTTTTCGCTATTGAGGCTGATAAGATTTTTCATGAACAGTACAAGCTGAAGAAGGGGATTACTTTGCTGCCGTATGCTGCCTGGGTGAGGAATGAGACCTTGTCGTTTGAGATTAACGGAGACCCCGGCGAGAAGGTGAAGGAGAAGGGTAGAGGAATGGGGAGGATTCAGCCGGTGAAGTCGGCTAATGGGGGGTTTGATGGTCAGGTGGATAGGATTCAGGGGTTTGATTTTGCGAATTGGGTGAAGAGTACTTTCACAGAGAAGGATTTCGTGGTGATGAAGATGGATGTGGAAGGGACGGAATTTGATTTGATTCCGAGGCTGTTTGAGACCGGAGCAATTTGTTTGATCGATGAGGTGTTTCTTGAATGCCATTACAATAGGTGGCAGAGGACACGCCCTGGTGAGAGAAGTGCAAAGTATGAAAAAACTTATGGCCAGTGCTTGGACTTGTTTACTTCACTAAGGCAAAGTGGGGTTCTTGTTCATCAGTGGTGGTGACATTACAGGTTTCTTTGATTCTagtcatacaacattttcttttgtaattttgttttacagagaaaaactcaaaaagtaGTTTCATGGTTGTAAGAATTGCAGCTGAAAATGAAAGTTTCATTACTTCTTTTTAGTCTAGAAGAGAACTTGTTTACCTCATTACCAGACAGTCTCTATTTGTTAACTCGACTTGATTTGTGTTTAATTTGGATTGTTATTTACTATTTAGTTAGTTCATATACTTACAATATATGCAGCTATATTCTGCTAGAACACCTTCTAAATAGACAGTGGAATTGAGTTCATGGTAGTGATTTTTGCATCAGAAATATGGACTTTTTTTAAGGCACTAGGAATGTTGAGAACAAAGATTGAAGGTTAGACTTGTGATCCCCATAACTCTCTGCTGATGTTTCAGCATTTGCATCCAGGTGCTTTGTTAGATAAGTATTAACCCCCTTAAAGGTAGGCATTTGATTTCTTGAGAGGCGGAAGTTTTGTTTTAAGTCAGTTATTCTATCCGACATTCTGCTTCTCCTAGTTTCATTTCCTGTGAACTCTTCGTACATCAATTCAAGATACAAAATCTAGTTATAAGTTCTGTAAGCCTGAATTATATGGTTTCAGGTAGTACTGTTTTTGCCTAAAAAAGGTAGTGCTGTTGTATACGTAGTCTGGTTAGTTTTAGATGCGACAAATTATTGTCACTGTAGAAGTGCAGTAGTAATTACGTAGTCTGGTTAGTTTAGTAGTATTTGTAAACAAATCATTCCAATTAGGATTCTGAGAGACAATCCAACGAAGCTAAAAGGGCCTTCTGTTCTCTTGCAAAATTGTTCCATGTTGCATCTTTGTCTTGATGAGTTGTAGGTTTGCTGGAAAGTCCATATTTGTGGCTCAAAATGGAAGCTTCTTTAAGCTCCTTTTGACTTCTATGACTCAATCATTAGCTCACCGATTTGAGCTTCATAATTGGTTCAATGCCAGCAGCTGGTTCTTTGAATAGCGCTGCAGGCTTTGGCAAGTGCACATGGCATTAGGAACTGAGCATATGTTTTGTTTCACTAGAGTTATGTCCCTGCTGTACCCAGCTCATGCTACTTTCATATCGTTGAGACATTTCGTTGAACACTTAGTGCATAAAATAAATCCGTaactaaaaaaaacaaagaggtgTGGAGTAACTGATGAAAACCGAGGTGTGGAGTAACTGATGAAAACCACTATGAGTTTGCTACCCTCAGTAGTACCTGGGAGTACATTTAAACTAAGCTTAGCACTCATGCTATCTTCATTTCataattttcaaattttcataATATGTTTGGCAAATAAGGGCATATCACTAAGCTTTCATGCTGATTTATTGTGGacatgaaattcatttttcttttaccATGAATAAGTATGGTCATAATTTATaaattcataaaaataaaacccTAAAGTCTCTCTAGCCATAGAGCCGCGAGAGAGCAAAAATACCAAATCGTTCCCTGTCCAGTGGCGGTCAAGGATGGTGCTGACATCAACGCGTTGTCACTGTGCTGGGCTGCCGGACAGGCACTTCAATGCCCTGGGCTGAGGTCAGGAGAGAAGATGTTTGGCTGGCTGGTTTGATGACAGGTTTGTGCTGCTTTTCTGGGCGTTTGTGGTGGTTCCTGTGTAGGACGACGCATTCTAGATCCAGTGGCGGCGTAGATCTTGGAACGTCTGGGCGGAGCTCTATGGCGAGGCTCGTGGCCAAACTTCGCGGCGGGACTCGTGGGCGGCGCTGCACAGGCGTGGTGGAGTGGTGGTCTGGGCTTGGGTCAACCCTATCTTGCTGGGCCTCTTCTCTTTGGAGCTGCCCTATTGGGCCTTCTAATTTAGGCTGGGGTTTTTTTTTACCCTAAGccattttctatgttttttagttaagtctaaattacaataaattccttgtatttaggaagctaagcactgttgtgcactctatgtatctCTAGCACCTCTaaagtagtaccaaaggagggtttttgctacctctacgtatttgaatgtacaatgagtagatctatttctatgtaccacttgTGAGTACTACCACTAatttcttgtctgtctatgtccttaaatgacaacAGAAGAGTATGTAACGgcttattctggcttgtgatgaatatactatttcttgattcaaaaaaaaaatctataaatTCTTGTTTGAGGGCAGCTTGCTTACTAGCCCTTCttcaaaagaaatgaaaaaagaaaaagattttttttttgagtaaaaagaggtcagccctttattgaaattgaaagattacaACGATACGATGCAAAGATGCATCAACAATGAAAATAAGCAACACGAaaggaaaagatgcaaaaagcatctgaaatacaaagaaatatgaaaatcGCAATAGTAGCAACGTCGAAACGCCAGCtaattttacactacggattgcagccgtgtagtgaattgagtagtcggtggtttgactacccatcgaactccaatgcacaaattgacaaaagccAACTTGGCGctggaatgaaggcactcttccacctaaagatcgaagccggccaaggttgtcagaacatggccatgttggcagccGATCTTTtacgaacaaataccatagaaGTGGGTCCTGGATCCAATACCAGTAAAGCACAAGAACCCCATTCCATTGAGAAAAACAAACAGCCCACAGAAGATAATGGGTTACAGTCCAAGCCCCACatccacccggatcccagatctgAATTCGAATCCATTTgccacccggatcccaaattcgGATCCAAAACTGTGGAGGCCCAAACACAGCAGCTATTCTCCACCCAGTACAGGTCCGACCCAAGCCCAAGACGCCTTGAGCCTAGAGCCCACTGGATTGTCTCCCAGCACCACCCGTCGTCGGAGCAGGCACAATCCGGTTCCACCAACGAGACTCCACCTGCCTCCACCACCAGATGTAGCGCAGGTCCAGCCCACTGTGCCGCCGCGCTTCCATACCAACGGCACCCGGATCAAACCACAGCACCGCCGTCGCTCGTCGGAAGAAAAAGACGACACTCCACTCAACAAGCATCCGCCGAAAACCACCAGACCAAACCGCCCTTACGACACGGATCAGATCTAGACACCTACCGTCGAGGAATGCCTTCAACCTCCCACGTTTGGGTCGTAACCGCCCCACATCGAGAGGAAAGATCAGACGCTTCTCCCGGCAAAGCGTAGAAGCTCTCCCACCAGTGGTCGATTGTGAAGGTAAAGCCAACGCCGCAACCCAGAATGCGCTAGCCATGATTGCTCCGAGAACCTCAGAGGATGGTAAGAGACGGTCACAGCCGTACTCAATGGAGACGCCACCAAAGATGATGCCAAAATACCCCGCCGTTTAGGCTGAAGGGAGGTGCAGAGACGCCAGGCCCATTGGCGGCGCTCTCGTagccctagcagagctctgctaggtttcaTATCATTTTTTACCTCATGAAAAAGATTAGTTTCATAAATTGGAAATATTCTGATAGACATATTAAGGGAATTTAAGAATAATTGTAGATTCTAGAATAAGATATtagaataaattaaaaatataattaTGAGTATTGGATTTAGTTTTAAACTAGATTGACACCACAACTTGCACTTTTGATCGTGTGATCTTTTAAATCAGTGAATGTCTAATCTTTCAAAGGGAGACAACACCAACCCACTATATTTAGAGAAATGGCAGCAAGTAGCCTAGCTTGTAAGTTTTAGGTGCGTGGTTGGGTTTTAGATTGCGTTTCTAGTACTAGGTTGTGTGGTGTGCACACATAGACAAAACAATGGATAGTTTATACAGTTCTAATCAGGTGTTCTTTTCTAGCTGAAAATAATAAATCACAAAAACTATGTACCAAGTAATGAATGTTGCCCAATATCACTAAAAAATTTGGTTAATTCCAAGTTATGAATGTTGCACAACATACCATCAGCTAATGAAATTTCTATGTTTGCTTTTTAAAAGTCTCAAGGCTCTTTCAACGTATTAATCTTATAAGCAAATTTAACACTGTGAAACCGTAAATCTTTAAACACATTGTAATAGGCATTTTGGTAAAAGTTGGTTCAGTCCTTATCTATTGTCTAATATTGGTTAGCAGTGTGAAAATACTGACATCATGCGGTGGTACTAAACTAGACTATTCCCActtggtataattttttttttttttttttgaggagaaaaggaaaagggctaaatacgaattactaccctgtggtataggttcaaaatcaattcagtccctgaacattcaatttcatcaaaaacacccctgcattatGATTTATCATCCAATAGGTCATTTCGTCTTGCTTCCGTCAAATGGAGCCGTTAAACAGCTGACTTGGCATGCCAAGTCAGCCCAATGGGATCCACATGAAATGTAAAATACCAAAATTAACCCTAACTCTCATTAAACCCAGGCTTCACCCAAAGCCCCTGTTATGCGCCCACACACCGAGCCACAGACCATTCATTTTCATTCATCTCTTTAACAACCGCAACCTACCCATTTtcattctctttcttcttctctaacAATTGTATACATTTAGCCCAGATTTCTTTATCTTTCTACTTCTCGTGTTTTAGACTCTGTGAAAGCATATTTCATCTTTGTTCTCAATTCCAGATTTCCAGTCACAAAACCACACAAAGTTTGTTCGATTCctctttaattttctttttagtgCTAATCTCAGTAGCCTAAACTCCTCAGTTGTTCCTCCTCagatttcttctctttcttctttcttatccttatttttttcatcttctttcttctcgTCCAGATCTGCAACTATATCTGGAGACAAAGTTCGAACTCGCCGGCTTCCATATCTCGGATACCGATTAGTTGGTATACCGGTGATCTTGGATCGGTGACTGTTTCAAAATTGGGAGTCGGTATGGTAGACGGCGAGATACTCGCTCTCGTCGAGGTAGTCGACAGTGATGGCTTCGAGGATCTGGGCCTCGACGAAATCACGACCTGGGATCTGGCCATGATGGGGATCAAACATGCAGAGTATGTCGGCGCAAGGGTGGGGTGGATCGGAGACGATGACGGAGCAAGCGCCGGCATCCTCTGCAAACTTGGCTCGATATTTGCGTCGGCGACTGCGCCTCAATTATAGATGGCGACCGTACCGTCTTGAGCTGCCATGCATGGTGGTGGTTAAAGATTGAGAAAGGGCTTTTGGGATTGGGGTGGAGAATTGGGAGTTTGATTATAAGTTTGGAGAGGTCGGGATGGTCTAGAGAAATCTAGAGATGGATGAGGAGATGAGGGGAGGGCTGGTGTGGGTGTTCTTGGAGGGTTGGTTTCGGTGTTATTGAAATCATGTCAGTTCTGGAAAAGTTTGGTACACATATATGGTGATACCAGCTTTTGGAGGATACAAATCATTTGGTTTCATTAAAGGATTTATATCACGAGGATTAGAGGGAAGCATAGATGAAAAGACTCGTAAGaagatggaaaagatggagaagaAAGCTTCAAGAGCCCAGTTTGTTAAGACAAGATATAGATGATCTACAATCAAACGAGTTCTCTTGGACTTGGATGAAGGTTGTTAAAACCCAAGAAAAATGTGACTATGGATTGTCTGGTACTGGAAGTATGAGTACAAGGAGTTTATATTACTGTTTCAGCATTTTGGAAGGCGGACACGAAAAGAACTTCTGGGTttctcgattttttttttttatttgggacTGTGTTAAAGAAAGAAAGCCGCATAACAGGGGCTTTGGGTGAAGCCTGGGTTTAAAGAGAGCCGGGGTTAATTTTGGTATTTTAACTTTCATGTGGGTCCCACCAGAGTTGACTTGGCATGTCTAACGGCTCCATTTGACAGAAGCAAGACGGAAGGACTTATTGAATGATAAATCataatgcaggggtgtttttgatgaaattgaatgttcagggactgaattgattttagacttATACTAAAGGGTAGTAATTCGTATTTAGCCCAAAGGAAAATTACAAGGAAGAGCCTCTAGGGCATCCAAAGCTAAACTTATCCCAATAAAAGGCTGGAAGAGCACTAACAGGAAGTCTATTCATCCAGATTTTCGGAGTCGGAGTGTGAAGACCAACAATCGTGATAGCATCAGCCATGAAATTAACTTCATGAAACACATGAGAGAAGGAAATGTTGTCGAATCAATTTGCGATGGTATCGATGTCTCTTGTCAAAGATTTCAAGGACTCGGGAACAACACCATTATGCTTGACACAGTTGATAACTAGAGCGGAATCACCTTCAGGTATCATGTTGTTATATATACTGTTTAAATATCTTTAAGTTAAATATGGATCGACTTAGTGTGGCAACCTAGCATGTCTAGCTGTTCAACAAGATAACAACAATTTTCAACAAATGTAACTTTGTGAGGGTTCTTTTGAATTAAGCAAGACTAGgccaaaattaactcaataactTGATGTTAATGAGAGAATCTTGTGCGTGATTCAGATATTGAGTGAGGCTTGACAGCATGAGAAcggtgtgggagctagaaacaCACTGCGGTGAGAGAATTTGGGGATTTTTGAATTTAGGTTTCTGGAAGATGAGTTTGAAGGGGGGGTTTTGGGAGGATAATGGCTAAGAGCTGGGTTCTGTGCTTAAAGGTTTGGAAGCTTGAAGAGTTGGAGACTTTTGGATGTTGCTAAGCTTTCTGGGTTATTGCTCGATGATCATTTCAGTCCCAAGACTCTCCTTTTATAGGCTCAATTGGAGGAGTGTTATGGTGGCTCGAGGTCTTTGGTTTTCTGGGTAAAATGCTTCTCCTTCAGCATACAGGATTTTTGCCTTAAAATCTGGGAGATTAGAGCTTACTTGAGAGATGGAGTCTTGGAAAAAGGAGAAGATCGTTGCCGTGAGCAAAGGTTGCAGCAGAAACAGCTGCGGTGGCACAAAACCTGGAACGAAGTTGAAGGGGAAGCTAGGGAATTGTGAGCTCATCGTTCAAGGGGGAAGGGGATATCCGTCCACCGGTCGGGAAGTTTCCTTCTTGCCAACTGATAGGGAAGATCGATGTTTCTCCTGGATATTTGGGTTGACTGGTA
This region includes:
- the LOC133720684 gene encoding uncharacterized protein LOC133720684, whose protein sequence is MEPNTVKPGFLKNTLVRCFLFGVVMVLFRFAYVITVTGESCKVGNFCFLNLPENLNFVIASTGASAAVAANGAVSTSAVGPKRNDMYTSKDWIKAVHFYSAVFQDLISQGFLSPKSKSLCVETPTGQEVYALKENGVKDAVGIFKKASRPLVIPGEAHRMPFADNSFDFVFSGNGRLDKSPKAAEFAAEIVRTLRPEGFAVVHIGAKDTYSFHSFIDLFNCCKLVTSRDIDGYNSSMPHIREMVLRKECDATNEVVNSGNKCSVPAHKLELVRKAEPIIQIEPMKPWITLKKNIQNVKYLPSMADISFKRRYAYVDVGARSYGSSIGSWFKKQYPKQNKTFEVFAIEADKIFHEQYKLKKGITLLPYAAWVRNETLSFEINGDPGEKVKEKGRGMGRIQPVKSANGGFDGQVDRIQGFDFANWVKSTFTEKDFVVMKMDVEGTEFDLIPRLFETGAICLIDEVFLECHYNRWQRTRPGERSAKYEKTYGQCLDLFTSLRQSGVLVHQWW